From a single Ooceraea biroi isolate clonal line C1 chromosome 12, Obir_v5.4, whole genome shotgun sequence genomic region:
- the LOC105276600 gene encoding 26S proteasome non-ATPase regulatory subunit 10, with the protein MTQQEPTVYDLAYRGRTAAVKILLNESERLKTQTDNNGRMLIHWAALGGHDDLVRHLLSLDVPVDPEDDTNMTPLILAASAGREKVVNTLLTEGADVNATTVDGHSALQYAASKNWKAICMALLEKDANVNIADKRGATPLHRSASKGNIAIVELLMECGKKLNIDQRDAYGNTPLHLACEEDRVEEAKLLVARGADPTITNKERKTPLDLASRGLVRQLEEIKRETAKSK; encoded by the exons ATGACACAACAAGAGCCTACAGTGTACGATTTAGCGTATCGCGGCAGAACCGCGGCTGTGAAGATCCTGTTgaacgagagcgagaggtTGAAAACGCAAACAGACAAC aatGGCCGAATGTTAATACACTGGGCGGCACTGGGTGGTCACGATGATTTAGTCAGGCATTTGTTGTCCCTTGACGTACCGGTGGATCCTGAAGACGAT ACGAATATGACCCCGTTGATTCTGGCAGCATCCGCCGGCCGCGAGAAGGTCGTCAACACGTTGCTGACCGAAGGGGCAGACGTGAACGCGACGACGGTCGACGGCCACTCGGCCCTGCAGTATGCCGCGTCCAAGAACTGGAAGGCCATCTGCATGGCGTTGCTCGAGAAGGATGCCAACGTGAACATTGCTGACAAGCGAGGTGCCACGCCGCTCCACAGATCCGCCTCGAAGGGCAACATCGCTATCGTGGAACTCCTCATGGAGTGCGGGAAGAAATTGAATATAG ATCAGAGAGACGCGTACGGTAATACGCCGTTGCATCTTGCCTGCGAAGAGGACCGCGTGGAAGAGGCAAAGCTGCTGGTGGCGCGTGGAGCGGATCCGACGATCACCAACAAGGAGCGCAAGACTCCGTTGGATCTCGCGAGTCGCGGACTGGTCCGACAGCTCGAGGAAATCAAGCGAGAGACTGCGAAGTCCAAGTGA
- the LOC105276608 gene encoding ras-related protein Rab-10, with translation MAKKTYDLLFKLLLIGDSGVGKTCILFRFSDDAFSTTFISTIGIDFKIKTVELRGKKIKLQIWDTAGQERFHTITTSYYRGAMGIMLVYDITNEKTFENIVKWLRNIDEHANEDVEKMILGNKSDMEEKRVVSTEKGEAIAREHGIRFMETSAKANINIDRAFSELAEAILDKTHGREPQDAPDRVTVDRRVERSSNRCC, from the exons ATGGCGAAGAAGACGTACGATCTGCTGTTCAAGCTGCTCCTCATTGGCGACTCCGGCGTCGGCAAGACCTGCATACTGTTCCGCTTCTCGGACGATGCCTTCTCCACGACGTTCATTTCCACGATAG GTATTGATTTTAAAATCAAGACAGTGGAATtaagaggaaagaaaatcaAATTACAGATATG GGATACAGCAGGGCAAGAGAGATTTCACACTATCACGACGTCGTATTACAGAGGAGCTATGGGAATTATGCTCGTTTATGATATTACTAACGAAAAAACctttgaaaatattgtcaAGTGGCTGAGAAATATTGATGAA CATGCAAACGAGGATGTGGAAAAGATGATATTGGGAAACAAGAGCGACATGGAGGAGAAGCGCGTCGTCAGCACTGAAAAGGGGGAAGCA ATAGCGAGAGAGCATGGAATCCGATTTATGGAAACGTCCGCGAAGGCGAATATCAACATCGATCGAGCATTTAGCGAGCTGGCGGAAGCTATACTGGACAAAACGCACGGCAGGGAACCACAGGATGCGCCCGACAGAGTGACGGTCGACCGCAGGGTAGAGAGAAGTTCGAATCGGTGCtgctaa
- the LOC105276612 gene encoding protein lifeguard 1 isoform X2: MTTWQAPGAGFYPGQQGPYPQQNPGYPPVQEGYPYPQQNPYPPPYSTDPPGPGFIHPPPGVPPYGQPPPPPVGPEFGGAPPSAGMYGSGYAEDPLQDEVKGFEFNDKTIRNGFIRKVYSILMCQLLITLGMITLFLYHKPTQQWVRQHTELFWIAFAVTIVLIICMACCTNVRRKAPMNFIFLFLFTVAEAFLLATAASTYKSEEVMLAVGITAAVCLGLTIFAFQTKIDFTGLSSVLFVAILILLIFGIIAMIWPGRTMTLVYASLGALIFSLYLIYDTQMMIGGKHKYSISPEEYIFAALSLYLDVINIFIYILTIIGASRD; the protein is encoded by the exons ATGACAACTTGGCAAGCACCTGGTGCGGGGTTCTATCCAGGGCAACAAG GTCCGTATCCCCAACAGAACCCCGGATATCCACCAGTGCAGGAGGGCTATCCGTACCCTCAACAGAATCCATATCCACCGCCTTATTCTACTGATCCACCAG GTCCAGGATTTATACACCCTCCACCGGGTGTGCCACCGTACGGTcagccaccgccaccgccagtCGGTCCTGAATTCGGAGGAGCACCGCCATCAGCAGGGATGTATGGATCCGGTTACGCGGAGGACCCTCTGCAGGATGAGGTCAAGGGGTTCGAGTTTAACGACAAAACCATTAGGAACGGCTTCATTAG GAAAGTATACAGTATCCTGATGTGTCAGCTCCTCATTACACTCGGGATGATCACTCTGTTCCTCTATCATAAACCAACGCAACAGTGGGTCAGACAACATACAGAATTGTTTTGGATCGCCTTCGCCGTAACCATCGTTCTGATCATATGTATGGCCTGCTGTACCAACGTGAGACGCAAAGCTCCGATGAACTTTATATTCCTGTTCCTCTTCACGGTGGCGGAAGCCTTCCTGCTGGCCACGGCTGCCTCGACTTACAAGTCCGAGGAA GTGATGCTGGCCGTCGGGATCACGGCAGCGGTTTGTCTAGGATTGACAATATTCGCGTTTCAGACGAAGATCGATTTCACCGGATTAAGCAGCGTCCTGTTCGTCgccatattaatattgcttATTTTCGGCATCATCGCGATGATCTGGCCGGGAAGAACGATGACTTTGGTCTATGCGTCACTCGGCGCGCTGATATTCTCTCTATATCTAATCTACGACACGCAAATGATGATAGGCGGAAAGCACAAGTACTCGATCTCGCCGGAAGAGTACATCTTCGCCGCGTTAAGCCTCTACCTAGATGTCATTAACATCTTCATCTACATCCTGACTATTATCGGCGCCTCGCGGGACTAA
- the LOC105276612 gene encoding protein lifeguard 1 isoform X3, producing MYGSGYAEDPLQDEVKGFEFNDKTIRNGFIRKVYSILMCQLLITLGMITLFLYHKPTQQWVRQHTELFWIAFAVTIVLIICMACCTNVRRKAPMNFIFLFLFTVAEAFLLATAASTYKSEEVMLAVGITAAVCLGLTIFAFQTKIDFTGLSSVLFVAILILLIFGIIAMIWPGRTMTLVYASLGALIFSLYLIYDTQMMIGGKHKYSISPEEYIFAALSLYLDVINIFIYILTIIGASRD from the exons ATGTATGGATCCGGTTACGCGGAGGACCCTCTGCAGGATGAGGTCAAGGGGTTCGAGTTTAACGACAAAACCATTAGGAACGGCTTCATTAG GAAAGTATACAGTATCCTGATGTGTCAGCTCCTCATTACACTCGGGATGATCACTCTGTTCCTCTATCATAAACCAACGCAACAGTGGGTCAGACAACATACAGAATTGTTTTGGATCGCCTTCGCCGTAACCATCGTTCTGATCATATGTATGGCCTGCTGTACCAACGTGAGACGCAAAGCTCCGATGAACTTTATATTCCTGTTCCTCTTCACGGTGGCGGAAGCCTTCCTGCTGGCCACGGCTGCCTCGACTTACAAGTCCGAGGAA GTGATGCTGGCCGTCGGGATCACGGCAGCGGTTTGTCTAGGATTGACAATATTCGCGTTTCAGACGAAGATCGATTTCACCGGATTAAGCAGCGTCCTGTTCGTCgccatattaatattgcttATTTTCGGCATCATCGCGATGATCTGGCCGGGAAGAACGATGACTTTGGTCTATGCGTCACTCGGCGCGCTGATATTCTCTCTATATCTAATCTACGACACGCAAATGATGATAGGCGGAAAGCACAAGTACTCGATCTCGCCGGAAGAGTACATCTTCGCCGCGTTAAGCCTCTACCTAGATGTCATTAACATCTTCATCTACATCCTGACTATTATCGGCGCCTCGCGGGACTAA
- the LOC105276612 gene encoding protein lifeguard 3 isoform X1, whose translation MACVCARIIHVTLSWKSLTVHTRRLWLISRTGAIVTMRHRCIPKSPRTCRSVRNRGPYPQQNPGYPPVQEGYPYPQQNPYPPPYSTDPPGPGFIHPPPGVPPYGQPPPPPVGPEFGGAPPSAGMYGSGYAEDPLQDEVKGFEFNDKTIRNGFIRKVYSILMCQLLITLGMITLFLYHKPTQQWVRQHTELFWIAFAVTIVLIICMACCTNVRRKAPMNFIFLFLFTVAEAFLLATAASTYKSEEVMLAVGITAAVCLGLTIFAFQTKIDFTGLSSVLFVAILILLIFGIIAMIWPGRTMTLVYASLGALIFSLYLIYDTQMMIGGKHKYSISPEEYIFAALSLYLDVINIFIYILTIIGASRD comes from the exons AtggcgtgtgtgtgcgcgcgcattATACATGTAACGCTTTCCTGGAAAAGTTTGACGGTACATACACGTAGATTATGGTTAATCTCTCGCACAGGCGCGATTGTCACGATGAGACATCGTTGTATACCGAAGAGTCCGCGTACCTGTCGTAGCGTGAGGAACCGAG GTCCGTATCCCCAACAGAACCCCGGATATCCACCAGTGCAGGAGGGCTATCCGTACCCTCAACAGAATCCATATCCACCGCCTTATTCTACTGATCCACCAG GTCCAGGATTTATACACCCTCCACCGGGTGTGCCACCGTACGGTcagccaccgccaccgccagtCGGTCCTGAATTCGGAGGAGCACCGCCATCAGCAGGGATGTATGGATCCGGTTACGCGGAGGACCCTCTGCAGGATGAGGTCAAGGGGTTCGAGTTTAACGACAAAACCATTAGGAACGGCTTCATTAG GAAAGTATACAGTATCCTGATGTGTCAGCTCCTCATTACACTCGGGATGATCACTCTGTTCCTCTATCATAAACCAACGCAACAGTGGGTCAGACAACATACAGAATTGTTTTGGATCGCCTTCGCCGTAACCATCGTTCTGATCATATGTATGGCCTGCTGTACCAACGTGAGACGCAAAGCTCCGATGAACTTTATATTCCTGTTCCTCTTCACGGTGGCGGAAGCCTTCCTGCTGGCCACGGCTGCCTCGACTTACAAGTCCGAGGAA GTGATGCTGGCCGTCGGGATCACGGCAGCGGTTTGTCTAGGATTGACAATATTCGCGTTTCAGACGAAGATCGATTTCACCGGATTAAGCAGCGTCCTGTTCGTCgccatattaatattgcttATTTTCGGCATCATCGCGATGATCTGGCCGGGAAGAACGATGACTTTGGTCTATGCGTCACTCGGCGCGCTGATATTCTCTCTATATCTAATCTACGACACGCAAATGATGATAGGCGGAAAGCACAAGTACTCGATCTCGCCGGAAGAGTACATCTTCGCCGCGTTAAGCCTCTACCTAGATGTCATTAACATCTTCATCTACATCCTGACTATTATCGGCGCCTCGCGGGACTAA
- the LOC105276610 gene encoding U3 small nucleolar RNA-associated protein 4 homolog isoform X2, translated as MASYRIHNIRFYNLEPKSVTCLCYEPKTKKVALARAGNSIEIWNVGNAPFVECTIAGHVKNSVESILWIGTRLFSTGLQGAVVEYDLTTLGIKYEVLVTGGSAWCMDVNHEKTRLAVGTEDGYINTFIVRQEKLIYERIFDKQKGRILCIKWDNTGEMIYTGSTNTIRVWSAISGHAIHKMTTSKSKVRKDTIVWCLAVTDDNVIISGDSHGFLSFWDPHVGVLIESHESHTADILAVTLSHDMNIVYCTGVDPVVRSFCKVILKSSGKPQWVKGIERRLHVHDVRALVEANGKLYSAGVDGYLAVSSYPPKNLVKYPPLLQPPCATICRKSRCILLRYTNYLELWRLGSATKDPPEPVRSSMLHQLDDQPIKLLQLQTKGDESIISCAINKDSKTIAYSTDTHVRIFNFDVVEGDAQLSRNDTDLPMKRIQKMLFSPNGKLFATINNDGSANTVTLFKVEKRSLSLIGSFQTTKESIANAGLVCFSPDSKYLVCADRQCGIAVYFIGDGVTAESLKAWQLPKYSCPPTAMAVQKGTLNLVVVYSDHKIVEYNLPRRQYTEFSNTLQSRIPKQWLARPFPITNVIFDPERAAKLSRRENGESAEDSNSVSSSQYQHAFQVAKKYKHLVYLNWLNDEELVAVEVNPTSLSEKLPPTLKQKFFGM; from the exons ATGGCTTCATATCGCATACACAATATTAGATTTTACAATCTCGAACCGAAGTCCGTCACTTGTTTATGTTATGAACCAAAAACTAAAAAGGTAGCTCTTGCGAG agcCGGTAATTCTATAGAAATCTGGAATGTCGGCAATGCTCCATTCGTCGAATGCACCATAGCCGGTCACGTCAAGAACTCGGTTGAGAGCATACTATGGATCGGTACGAGACTGTTCTCGACCGGCCTCCAGGGAGCAGTGGTGGAGTACGATTTAACGACGCTAGGAATCAAGTACGAGGTCTTGGTGACGGGAGGCTCGGCCTGGTGCATGGACGTGAATCATGAGAAGACCCGGCTAGCTGTCGGCACAGAGGACGGTTACATCAATACCTTCATCGTGCGCCAAGAGAAGCTGATTTACGAGAGAATATTCGACAAGCAGAAAGGAAGAATTCTGTGCATAAAGTGGGACAACACGGGTGAGATGATCTATACAGGCTCGACCAACACCATCAGAGTGTGGAGCGCCATATCTGGGCACGCGATACACAAAATGACGACGTCGAAAAGTAAAGTCAGGAAAGACACGATAGTTTGGTGCCTCGCCGTTACCGACGACAACGTAATAATCTCGGGCGACTCTCATGGGTTCCTGTCCTTCTGGGATCCTCACGTAGGAGTGTTGATAGAGTCCCACGAGAGCCACACGGCTGACATACTGGCCGTCACATTGTCGCACGACATGAACATTGTATACTGCACGGGCGTGGATCCGGTCGTGAGAAGTTTCTGCAAGGTTATCCTGAAATCCAGCGGCAAGCCCCAGTGGGTGAAGGGAATCGAGAGAAGGTTACACGTGCACGACGTTCGAGCTCTCGTAGAGGCCAACGGGAAGCTCTATTCGGCTGGAGTGGACGGCTACCTCGCCGTGTCGAGTTATCCGCCGAAGAATCTCGTCAAGTATCCACCCTTGCTGCAGCCGCCCTGCGCCACGATCTGTCGCAAGTCCAGGTGCATCCTGCTACGGTACACCAACTATCTGGAGCTGTGGCGACTCGGCTCGGCCACTAAAGATCCCCCGGAGCCGGTACGTTCTTCTATGCTGCATCAACTGGACGACCAGCCCATAAAATTGTTGCAGTTGCAAACGAAGGGTGATGAAAGCATCATCTCTTGTGCCATCAACAAGGATTCTAAAACTATCGCGTACTCGACCGACACTCACGTGAGAATATTCAATTTCGACGTAGTGGAGGGAGACGCTCAGCTGTCCAGGAACGATACCGACTTGCCCATGAAACGGATACAGAAGATGCTGTTCAGTCCGAACGGCAAACTGTTCGCCACCATCAACAATGACGGCAGTGCGAACACCGTGACGCTGTTCAAAGTGGAGAAGAGAAGTCTGAGCTTGATCGGTTCGTTCCAAACGACGAAGGAATCCATCGCGAATGCCGGTCTTGTGTGCTTCTCGCCAGACAGCAAGTACCTGGTGTGTGCGGACCGGCAATGCGGGATCGCCGTGTACTTCATCGGTGACGGCGTAACGGCGGAGTCGCTCAAGGCTTGGCAATTACCGAAGTACAGCTGCCCGCCGACGGCGATGGCCGTGCAGAAGGGCACGCTTAATCTGGTTGTAGTGTATTCCGATCATAAG aTCGTCGAATACAATCTCCCAAGGAGACAATACACAGAGTTCTCCAATACTCTGCAAAGTCGAATACCGAAACAATGGTTGGCGCGTCCGTTCCCAATTACGAACGTCATATTCGATCCGG AGAGGGCGGCAAAACTTTCAAGGCGTGAAAATGGAGAGAGCGCGGAAGACAGCAACTCCGTTTCAAGCTCGCAGTACCAGCATGCGTTCCAAGTTGCCAAGAAGTATAAG CATCTCGTCTATTTAAATTGGTTGAACGACGAAGAGCTGGTTGCAGTCGAGGTGAATCCAACATCGCTATCGGAAAAGTTACCACCCACGTTAAAACAAAAGTTCTTTGGcatgtaa
- the LOC105276610 gene encoding U3 small nucleolar RNA-associated protein 4 homolog isoform X1, protein MASYRIHNIRFYNLEPKSVTCLCYEPKTKKVALARAGNSIEIWNVGNAPFVECTIAGHVKNSVESILWIGTRLFSTGLQGAVVEYDLTTLGIKYEVLVTGGSAWCMDVNHEKTRLAVGTEDGYINTFIVRQEKLIYERIFDKQKGRILCIKWDNTGEMIYTGSTNTIRVWSAISGHAIHKMTTSKSKVRKDTIVWCLAVTDDNVIISGDSHGFLSFWDPHVGVLIESHESHTADILAVTLSHDMNIVYCTGVDPVVRSFCKVILKSSGKPQWVKGIERRLHVHDVRALVEANGKLYSAGVDGYLAVSSYPPKNLVKYPPLLQPPCATICRKSRCILLRYTNYLELWRLGSATKDPPEPVRSSMLHQLDDQPIKLLQLQTKGDESIISCAINKDSKTIAYSTDTHVRIFNFDVVEGDAQLSRNDTDLPMKRIQKMLFSPNGKLFATINNDGSANTVTLFKVEKRSLSLIGSFQTTKESIANAGLVCFSPDSKYLVCADRQCGIAVYFIGDGVTAESLKAWQLPKYSCPPTAMAVQKGTLNLVVVYSDHKIVEYNLPRRQYTEFSNTLQSRIPKQWLARPFPITNVIFDPGNENIIIMQDDSSVYVINKVGELSERAAKLSRRENGESAEDSNSVSSSQYQHAFQVAKKYKHLVYLNWLNDEELVAVEVNPTSLSEKLPPTLKQKFFGM, encoded by the exons ATGGCTTCATATCGCATACACAATATTAGATTTTACAATCTCGAACCGAAGTCCGTCACTTGTTTATGTTATGAACCAAAAACTAAAAAGGTAGCTCTTGCGAG agcCGGTAATTCTATAGAAATCTGGAATGTCGGCAATGCTCCATTCGTCGAATGCACCATAGCCGGTCACGTCAAGAACTCGGTTGAGAGCATACTATGGATCGGTACGAGACTGTTCTCGACCGGCCTCCAGGGAGCAGTGGTGGAGTACGATTTAACGACGCTAGGAATCAAGTACGAGGTCTTGGTGACGGGAGGCTCGGCCTGGTGCATGGACGTGAATCATGAGAAGACCCGGCTAGCTGTCGGCACAGAGGACGGTTACATCAATACCTTCATCGTGCGCCAAGAGAAGCTGATTTACGAGAGAATATTCGACAAGCAGAAAGGAAGAATTCTGTGCATAAAGTGGGACAACACGGGTGAGATGATCTATACAGGCTCGACCAACACCATCAGAGTGTGGAGCGCCATATCTGGGCACGCGATACACAAAATGACGACGTCGAAAAGTAAAGTCAGGAAAGACACGATAGTTTGGTGCCTCGCCGTTACCGACGACAACGTAATAATCTCGGGCGACTCTCATGGGTTCCTGTCCTTCTGGGATCCTCACGTAGGAGTGTTGATAGAGTCCCACGAGAGCCACACGGCTGACATACTGGCCGTCACATTGTCGCACGACATGAACATTGTATACTGCACGGGCGTGGATCCGGTCGTGAGAAGTTTCTGCAAGGTTATCCTGAAATCCAGCGGCAAGCCCCAGTGGGTGAAGGGAATCGAGAGAAGGTTACACGTGCACGACGTTCGAGCTCTCGTAGAGGCCAACGGGAAGCTCTATTCGGCTGGAGTGGACGGCTACCTCGCCGTGTCGAGTTATCCGCCGAAGAATCTCGTCAAGTATCCACCCTTGCTGCAGCCGCCCTGCGCCACGATCTGTCGCAAGTCCAGGTGCATCCTGCTACGGTACACCAACTATCTGGAGCTGTGGCGACTCGGCTCGGCCACTAAAGATCCCCCGGAGCCGGTACGTTCTTCTATGCTGCATCAACTGGACGACCAGCCCATAAAATTGTTGCAGTTGCAAACGAAGGGTGATGAAAGCATCATCTCTTGTGCCATCAACAAGGATTCTAAAACTATCGCGTACTCGACCGACACTCACGTGAGAATATTCAATTTCGACGTAGTGGAGGGAGACGCTCAGCTGTCCAGGAACGATACCGACTTGCCCATGAAACGGATACAGAAGATGCTGTTCAGTCCGAACGGCAAACTGTTCGCCACCATCAACAATGACGGCAGTGCGAACACCGTGACGCTGTTCAAAGTGGAGAAGAGAAGTCTGAGCTTGATCGGTTCGTTCCAAACGACGAAGGAATCCATCGCGAATGCCGGTCTTGTGTGCTTCTCGCCAGACAGCAAGTACCTGGTGTGTGCGGACCGGCAATGCGGGATCGCCGTGTACTTCATCGGTGACGGCGTAACGGCGGAGTCGCTCAAGGCTTGGCAATTACCGAAGTACAGCTGCCCGCCGACGGCGATGGCCGTGCAGAAGGGCACGCTTAATCTGGTTGTAGTGTATTCCGATCATAAG aTCGTCGAATACAATCTCCCAAGGAGACAATACACAGAGTTCTCCAATACTCTGCAAAGTCGAATACCGAAACAATGGTTGGCGCGTCCGTTCCCAATTACGAACGTCATATTCGATCCGGGTAACGAGAACATCATTATTATGCAGGATGACTCAAGTGTGTACGTTATTAACAAGGTCGGTGAATTATCAGAGAGGGCGGCAAAACTTTCAAGGCGTGAAAATGGAGAGAGCGCGGAAGACAGCAACTCCGTTTCAAGCTCGCAGTACCAGCATGCGTTCCAAGTTGCCAAGAAGTATAAG CATCTCGTCTATTTAAATTGGTTGAACGACGAAGAGCTGGTTGCAGTCGAGGTGAATCCAACATCGCTATCGGAAAAGTTACCACCCACGTTAAAACAAAAGTTCTTTGGcatgtaa
- the LOC105276609 gene encoding uncharacterized protein LOC105276609, which yields MSEEKQDKERKVTDIVAAARRSGNFKNKVAADNIRKETNFLESLSRRSWPKKYEHLTGRFFNEVLAEECREAGLPVDTFARDPPEDAVVHSPIPLRSSPPAPKTTSAQVGHRSSRPECSLEFTGRLYVSPKSTMEPPVADTVELPRMTQQRFIFLG from the exons ATGTCTGAGGAGAAGcaggataaagagagaaaagtaacCGATATAGTGGCTGCTGCAAGGCGCAGTGGCAACTTTAAAAACAAAGTGGCTGCTGATAATATACG CAAGGAGACGAACTTTCTCGAAAGTTTATCGCGGCGATCGTGGCCAAAGAAGTATGAGCATTTAACCGGTCGGTTTTTCAATGAG GTGCTGGCAGAGGAATGCAGAGAAGCGGGGCTTCCGGTGGACACTTTCGCGCGTGACCCACCGGAAGACGCGGTTGTACATTCGCCGATTCCTCTGAGGTCCTCGCCGCCCGCGCCCAAGACGACGTCTGCTCAGGTCGGCCATCGCTCGTCTCGCCCGGAATGCAGCCTGGAGTTCACGGGTCGCCTGTACGTCTCCCCAAAGTCAACGATGGAGCCCCCCGTCGCGGATACTGTCGAGTTACCACGCATGACACAACAGAGATTTATATTTCTGGGTTGA